The following nucleotide sequence is from Parambassis ranga chromosome 21, fParRan2.1, whole genome shotgun sequence.
ACCGACCTTTTTACTAGTGCTCCTCTGTTCACTCTGTGAACATACTGAAAGGAGCTTCACTATACTAAATCCACTGTGTCAAATAAACGGTGGAATTTAAAATGACCACAGTGGAGAGTTTTACTCGGGGCATTGCTCATCGTGTGGAAATGGAATTCCCTAATTCCAAAGGGACCTTAGAAAGCAAATTATTATGTCCTCTGAGAACAGCAGCCATGAGGTAAGTGCTGTTCAGGCAGAAAGACGGACGAACGGAATTTGTTTcagatgagaaaaagaaaatgtataaaGCCTATAAAAAAGACctgttagagtgtgtgtgtcgctttctacaaacacagaaggcGTCTGCAACACCAAATTATCCTCAATGATTTACAAATGCTAACCACTTCTATTAgtagctgctgtttgtgtttgctacAGGAATATGAATCAATAAAATGCAATTAAGAGGTCAATATTGAATCTATTTGGATGTTGCCTATTAACCTCTATGAAATAGCTCAATGGCATACTTCATACAAACAGCACCTCAACACCATGGCCACTGCGTGAATTAAAACAGGCTCTCATTTTGGTTACTCACCTGTGGTCTCCACTATTCCTTCTAGTATCACCACTATTTCAAACTGCTCTGTTTGCATGGACCTCTGGGAGAGGTCGTAGAAGGGGCTTTTGGCATCAATCACATGGCAGATCGTGAGTGGCGAGACGAGGAAGAGCTGGTCTGCCCCGGTGCTGAAGCCAACGTCCAGCTCCAACTGATCCAGCGGAAGGAACTCGCCTTCGGGCGTCTGACGAGACTACAGAAGCatacagaaagagacagagacagtgtaaaagaagagagggagaaagggggggggggtgaggatGAGATTTATCTACAGATGATCAAGAGCCTTTGTGTGAGCTTTTCACATTTTATAGGCAATCAGGGCCAAACCATGAGTCTATAAGAAAATGACTATAATTATCTTAAATGAGGCCTAAAAGGGGGTATCCACAACATCACAGCATAGACATTATGTGACACTTTAAAACCTCTGATACCGtgacagaagaggaagaagccAATTATCTAATATGGTTGTGGCTGCAGGGTGTTTTCAATGGACAAAAGTTGAAATCTATATATACTCCTGTACATTTCTGCTGCTCGCTCTGGTCTTGTGGTTACTGACAGAGGAACATTTACATTGTGGAAAAGTTTTTGCTGGACTTGTGAGGGAGGCGGACAGCAGGGAAATCCACAGGCTCCACTAATgaggcacagcagcagcaaactgtAACACACAGCCACTTAACACAGCATCAAGTAAAGAGTTCATAAGCACAGTATTCTTCTCACAGACATTTTACAGTGGTGCAGGCATCTTAGCACACTCACTGTTGGTCAATCAGTCATGCAAAATTTCTGCCTTCCTCCAGAGAATGGGCTCTTGAATGATGACTTTGGAGAGCTATGATTTACATTATAACATATGCACTCTACTATACAGTACATTTGGGAAATCAGGATAAAGTTTTCTAtaagggtgtgtgtgcgtgtgtaggcctttgtgtgtgagattcccttaaaaatatataaagtgGGCCTTGATGGGGGGAGACAGGAGCAAAAATATGAGGCACATCCTGACTTAAACTTACTTTGAGCAATTTGCAGCGGATCTGTGCAGAGACCATATGGCTGTTACGCAGGTTGCCGACCCTGAACATGAGAGTTAGTTTTCCATCTCGCATAGAAATCGCTGCATGTTCACTGAACATCAAGGTCTCGGCTCTCTTCTTGGGCTGAGACATCTTGATGAACATGCAGCCGATCAGAAATGCATCGACGATCGATCCGAGGATCGactggaaaagaaagagaatgATCCCCTCGGGGCATTTGTCTGTAATGTATCTGTACCCATATCCTATAGTGGCCTCGGTCTctatgaagaagaggaaggctGAGGGAAAGTTGTAGACGTTGGCCACACATGGAGTGTACTTATCATTGTGGGCTTtgttgaggtctcctctgatgTACGCGATGAACCACCACATAGAGGCCATGAAGAGCCAAGCGACTGTGTAGGTGAGGATAAAAATAAATAGGTTCCAGCGCCATTTCAAATCTACTAGTGTTGTGAATAAGTCTGAGAGGTATCTGCTGGTTTCACCACCCAGGTTCCCATGCTGGACGTTACATCGCCCGTTCTTGTCCACGAACCgctgcctcttcttctttttctctggaGGAGGTTGATTGAATCCAGACCCGCTAGATGAGGTGGTCACTACCTGATAATCGTCCCCAAATTTCTTTCGAAGTGCAGACATACTACGATGACAGCAGCGAAAGAAATAAAGTATTTAATGCTTTTCTCttccccccccaaaaaataaaataaaagtctggCGTGTAGTTGCTGCAGTCCTCGGTGCCCGTGCGCAATGTCTCCTATTTGGAAATAAGGCGATAAAAAAGTGCGGTGTCTTCGCCCCAGTTAGACTTGCTCCCTCCTCTTTCGCCACACACTACTGTTGCTACACTCTACAGCCATGAAATATCAATAATGTACGAGTAGTTTACAAACCCCGAAGATAGAAGCCATATGAAACAAATGAGCGACGCACAGGATAAGGTATCCAAACGCGCCAGTCGCAGTCCAGGTTTATACAGGTTTTTATCAGTTGCTGCGTCGTGGATTACTCATCGCCCTGTGAAGGTTGGGGCTATATCGACCTGTTCGAAACTGTTCTCACAGAGTAAGTTTTCATTGGGAACTTCAGAATCCTCCAGCGGTCTATAAAATACCAAAATCTCTGCGTAATTAGTCGCTGGAAACTGTTTCCAGGATAAAATCTGTCTGTGCGCACTTGCTTCTCTTTTGGAGACGATTCGCTTCCCAGTCCTTCCTCTGTGGTCTGTATACATAGGAGATGAATTGCATCCAAGCATATGACTGCAAAAAATGACGAGCTGGAGGAAGAAAATCACTGTCCCACTGTCGTCATTTTCGGCTGCGCGCATCGACGCTGATTAGCAGCAGGCTCTTTGTGGACACCCTTACATCGACTGGATCGTCATGGTTCATCGGTGTAGGGATCCACCAGATGCTCCGTTGGCTGCTTCTTAGACCCGTCTTTCCTCTTCGATTTCCCTGCTCGTCTCTTGCGCACTTCCACGTTTCCAGTGATGCACTCACTGTTGCCTAGTGGTACTACAAAGACAGACaatttggaggaggaggagatggtgatggtggtggtggaggaggaagaggaggaggaggaggaggaagcggaggGAAGAGGGTTCGCCTGATTTGACAGTTTTTATAATCAAATATGTGAAACTGCAGTCAAGATGTCATGATGACTGTCAGATAattccacagaaaaaaaacaggcccAGTGCTACAATATAGTTGTAGCTGTAAAGGAaacatcttctctctctcagttGGAAAGCCTCTGCCATGATGCATCCTTGGTCTCATAATGCTTcaacaaacatattttattgttttggtaATTTCCTTTTCAGTAAGTGCACTTAAAGGACACTTCCTCCCAGTGCACCTTGTTTGCAGGTTACTCTTCTGGGTCACCTCAGCCAATGACCCCGCTTCCATCCCTCTGGGTGACTGCGCACGCTTTATTCCATGAATTCTATACACAGGAGATCTTAACAGAGTGACACATTCTGCTGAGAAGCTGCTGACACTCGCAACAAACTGTATTAGGTCTTGAGGGGAGGGGTGTGGGACAcaaaaagcagagagcagaatTCACTCATCATATTACCAAGATCATGGCCACAGAGGAATACACCCACACCATGGTTACACAGGCTTACACGCTGTCTCTCAAAAACACGGGAGGGATATCTGGTCTTTCTTAAAGCTTCTTTGCCTCACTTTGGATTTTTGGGATGCTTGCTGAGTTAAATCAGAGTCTGCTGCTAATATTTACCCACTTATCACTCTGAAATATGATGAGTGCAGCTCAGAAATGTACACAGAAACCAGTTTTAGCGTGGAAAAAAATccgcttttgtttgtttgcacatcAGAAAGAGCAAATAAAccataaatgaataaatcaacTTCTGAATGAAGCTGTGCTTCATGGTACCAGGCTCATGTGAGGGTTGAGCTTTTCTCCTGTCTGTGCTGCCACGCCATGTGACATCTGTTGATCTTTTATATGCCAAATACAGCCTAGTGTACGTGCCTACACTAGCTTgttgattctctctctctccttttttcaacTATTTCTAGATCCAGTGTCTGAGCTCACAGGAATCAATATGCTGTTAAGTCAGTCTGGTTCCAGGCGAAATCAGCCTCCCCTGTTATCCTGTAGCTCCCTGTGGTTTACCACATCATATTCCATGTCCAGTCAGAGACCGGCAAAGCCCTACTGTACAAATGGTAGCTTCTAAAAACAGCACTAAGGCCTGACATAACCGTTTCCAAATGAATGATTGCATGGCAGCGCGGTGCGAAAGTCGAGATGCCTCCGAGCGTCGGCTGTGAGGCTCTGCGTTTCAGCCCTCTTGAGGGGAAGAGACAGGAAAAGATTTCCCCATCAGTCACCAGGCCATCATAATTGCCAGGTGAACATTAGCTACAGCTTCTGGAGGACTTTTATAATGAGTGCAGGGGGACACAGGTCATCCAATACATGCATTCTGGCTCTCATTAGGAAGGAAAAAGGCTATTCACATATTTGCAGAGCAAAAATAAGGCTATTAGTTTTGGACTGGCCAAACTGCCAGCCAGCCATCCAAGCAGCACCATCAGCTAGAAATTTTTAATTGCTGTATTTCACACTGAAGTTTTAATACAACTTTTAGTCAGTGTCTTTTAGAGAAGCCAATTAACTCCAGGattcattgttttcttttcagacaCGGTCCTTCTGTATTAGTAGTAAGTTTAAATCCGGCTTCAAATTAAAAGTATTTCTTCTTCCAACATTAATTATTCATGAATTTATTACTTAAATAAGCAAAACCTGAAGGACAGACAGggcatcatgtgtgtgtgtatgcggaTCATCGAATTCTCATTCCAATGTTTGAAATAATATATTCTTAGGGTCTGTAAGTAATAAAACTGCATAACATGGCTGGCTGGAGAAATCT
It contains:
- the kcnj3a gene encoding G protein-activated inward rectifier potassium channel 1 — encoded protein: MSALRKKFGDDYQVVTTSSSGSGFNQPPPEKKKKRQRFVDKNGRCNVQHGNLGGETSRYLSDLFTTLVDLKWRWNLFIFILTYTVAWLFMASMWWFIAYIRGDLNKAHNDKYTPCVANVYNFPSAFLFFIETEATIGYGYRYITDKCPEGIILFLFQSILGSIVDAFLIGCMFIKMSQPKKRAETLMFSEHAAISMRDGKLTLMFRVGNLRNSHMVSAQIRCKLLKSRQTPEGEFLPLDQLELDVGFSTGADQLFLVSPLTICHVIDAKSPFYDLSQRSMQTEQFEIVVILEGIVETTGMTCQARTSYTEDEVLWGHRFFPVISLEEGFFKVDYSQFHATFEVPTPPYSVKEQEEALLLSSPLMAPSLCNSGEKNSSLDCLETLEDNDSTTKLPTKLQKITGRDGLPKKLLRMSSTTSEMTYSFGDLPMKLQRISSVPGVSDDKQAGKASKISTEPISKSVADLPPKLQRLAGGGGGRMDGHLPPKLRKMNSDRFT